In a single window of the Nicotiana tomentosiformis chromosome 8, ASM39032v3, whole genome shotgun sequence genome:
- the LOC104115585 gene encoding copper-transporting ATPase PAA2, chloroplastic codes for MTANLLRFSLAPNHKLTSSFSHSNVNHERRRINGHHFNPFIHERRRSSQLLLRRNAVFAKAVEFKAPASGTEQQQQLKKDETTVLLDVSGMMCGACVTRVKSILSADDRVDSAVVNMLTETAAVKLKPEAGESFAAAEELAQRLTGCGFPTKKRSSGLGVDEKVKKWKEMVEKKEALLVESRNRVFFAWSLVALCCGTHATHILHSLGFHIGHGSMLDVLHNSYVKAGLAIGALLGPGRDLLFDGIRAFTKGSPNMNSLVGFGSIAAFAISSVSLLNPALQWEATFFDEPVMLLGFVLLGRSLEERARLKASSDMNELLSLISTQSRLVVTSSGSGSSADVVGADAICIEVPTDDIRVGDSLLVLPGETIPVDGRVVAGRSVVDESMLTGESLPVFKEKGFSVSAGTINWDSPLRIEASSTGSNSTISKIVNMVEDAQGREAPIQRLADKIAGPFVYSVMTLSAATFGFWYYLGSHIFQDVLLNDIAGPEGDPLLLSLKLAVDVLVVSCPCALGLATPTAILVGTSLGARKGLLIRGGDVLERLAGVDHVMLDKTGTLTEGKPAVCAIASLGHEELEILQIAAAVEKTASHPIAHAIISKAESLNLSIPVTRGQLAEPGSGTMAEVNGLLVAIGKLKWVQERFQQKADLSDLRTLEQSVMHKSLEDSQSSNHSTTVVYVGQEGEGVIGAIAISDKLREDAESTIRRLQDKGIETVLLSGDREEAVATVAKTVGIKDKFVNASLTPEQKSAAISVLQASGHHVAMVGDGINDAPSLALADVGIALQVEGQETAASNAASIILLGNKLSQVVEALDLARATMAKVHQNLSWAVAYNVVAIPIAAGVLLPNFDFAMTPSLSGGLMALSSIFVVSNSLLLQFHGSQRKRKENLTYKRTQTEL; via the exons AGCGGGATGATGTGTGGCGCGTGTGTCACACGCGTCAAGTCGATCCTCTCCGCCGACGACCGAGTTGACTCGGCTGTGGTCAACATGTTGACCGAGACAGCTGCGGTAAAGTTGAAACCGGAGGCCGGTGAGAGTTTTGCGGCCGCTGAGGAGTTAGCTCAGAGGCTGACCGGATGTGGTTTTCCGACGAAGAAGAGGTCGTCGGGGTTAGGAGTAGATGAGAAGGTGAAGAAGTGGAAGGAAATGGTGGAGAAAAAGGAGGCATTGCTTGTTGAGAGTCGAAACAGAGTGTTTTTTGCTTGGTCTCTGGTCGCTTTATGCTGTGGAACTCACGCTACTCATATATTGCACTCTCTTGGCTTTCATATTGGTCACG GTTCAATGTTGGATGTACTGCATAATTCTTATGTCAAAGCTGGATTGGCAATAGGGGCTTTACTTGGACCTGGACGAG ACCTGCTTTTTGATGGTATTCGGGCATTCACAAAGGGATCACCAAATATGAACTCTCTTGTTGGCTTTGGATCAATTGCTGCTTTTGCAATTAGTTCT GTCTCACTACTTAACCCTGCGCTTCAATGGGAAGCAACATTCTTTGATGAGCCG GTCATGCTTCTTGGGTTTGTACTACTAGGACGTTCCTTGGAGGAAAGGGCAAGGCTGAAAGCATCTAGTGACATGAATGAGCTATTA TCACTTATATCCACTCAGTCTAGACTTGTGGTTACTTCTTCCGGCAGTGGTTCCTCGGCTGATGTTGTCGGCGCTGATGCAATATGTATTGAAGTTCCAACCGATGATATTCGAGTTGGTGATTCTTTGCTTGTTTTGCCTGGAGAAACTATACCTGTAGAT GGAAGAGTCGTTGCAGGTCGAAGTGTTGTGGATGAGTCTATGCTTACTGGAGAGTCTCTTCCAGTGTTTAAAGAGAAGGGCTTTTCTGTCTCAGCTGGTACAATAAACTGG GACAGTCCTTTGAGGATCGAGGCCTCTTCCACTGGTTCCAACTCAACAATTTCCAAGATTGTTAACATG GTTGAGGATGCACAAGGCCGTGAAGCACCAATTCAGCGACTAGCAGATAAAATTGCTGGGCCATTTGTTTACAGTGTGATGACATTATCAGCTGCGACATTTGGGTTCTG GTATTATCTTGGGTCGCACATCTTCCAAGATGTTTTACTGAATGATATTGCCGGACCAGAAGGAGATCCTTTGCTTCTGAGCCTGAAACTTGCTGTAGATGTATTG gTCGTCTCCTGCCCTTGTGCTTTAGGCCTTGCCACACCAACTGCGATTCTAGTTGGCACCTCACTAG GAGCAAGAAAAGGACTTCTTATTAGAGGAGGAGATGTACTGGAACGCTTGGCAGGCGTGGATCATGTCATGCTGGACAAG ACAGGAACTCTGACTGAAGGAAAACCTGCTGTCTGTGCTATAGCGTCCTTGGGTCATGAGGAATTAGAGATTCTTCAAATAGCTGCTGCAGTGGAGAAAACAGCATCACATCCCATTGCTCATGCTATTATAAGCAAAGCAGAATCATTAAATTTGAGTATCCCTGTCACACGTGGACAATTAGCTGAACCTGGCTCTGGAACCATGGCAGAAGTAAATGGCCTCTTGGTTGCAATTGGAAAGCTGAAATGGGTTCAAGAACGTTTCCAGCAAAAAGCAGACCTTTCTGATTTGAGGACTCTTGAGCAATCTGTGATGCATAAATCATTAGAGGACAGTCAATCATCTAACCATTCAACCACAGTTGTATACGTTGGTCAGGAGGGAGAGGGTGTGATTGGGGCTATTGCGATCTCTGATAAATTGCGCGAGGATGCTGAGTCTACCATAAGAAG GCTTCAGGACAAGGGAATTGAAACAGTACTGTTATCGGGAGACAGGGAAGAGGCAGTTGCAACTGTAGCAAAGACGGTTGGCATAAAAGACAAATTTGTCAATGCATCTTTGACACCCGAGCAGAAATCTGCCGCCATCTCAGTTCTTCAAGCTTCTGGCCACCATGTTGCCATG GTTGGTGATGGCATTAATGATGCACCTTCTCTTGCTCTTGCTGATGTGGGGATTGCTTTGCAAGTTGAAGGACAGGAAACTGCTGCTTCAAATGCAGCATCTATCATACTCCTTGGAAATAAACTTTCACAG GTGGTGGAAGCTCTTGATCTTGCACGGGCAACTATGGCAAAAGTTCATCAAAATTTGTCTTGGGCGGTTGCATATAATGTTGTCGCAATACCCATTGCAGCTGGGGTGCTACTTCCAAATTTTGATTTTGCAATGACACCATCTCTTTCAG GAGGATTAATGGCTTTGAGCTCAATATTTGTCGTCTCCAACTCACTGCTTCTACAATTCCATGGTTctcaaaggaaaagaaaagagaacCTTACCTATAAACGCACTCAAACAGAGCTATAA